From one Humulus lupulus chromosome 8, drHumLupu1.1, whole genome shotgun sequence genomic stretch:
- the LOC133798369 gene encoding folylpolyglutamate synthase isoform X2 — MWLVQRESVDICEEKYMAYFWWCFDRLKEKTNEDIPMPSYFRFLALLAFKIFSAEQVDVAILEVGLGGKFDATNVVEAPVVCGISSLGYDHMEILGNTLGEIAGEKAGIFKHGVPAFTVPQPEEAMNVLKEKASQLDVPLQVVPPLDANLLNGLKLGLEGEHQYVNAGLAVALCSSWLQRTGRAEAAHLEHTSSLPEQFIKGLTTASLQGRAQIVPDPYFDVDNYGELVFYLDGAHSPESLEVCARWFSQQVLSYQPQDKSSHELVSKHLNERVRKQTTQILLFNCMSVRDPQVLLPRLMETCASHGVHFKKALFVPNTSVYFKVGSHSLPPTEVDLSWQFTLQKIWENIMHSNRGGDDKTTDAFSEDLKDDSEMRVRSGETSAVFSSLPLAIKWLRDTVQQNQSVRFQVLVTGSLHLVGDALRLVKK, encoded by the exons ATGTGGCTGGTACAAAGGGAAAG TGTCGATATATGTGAAGAAAAATACATGGCATATTTCTGGTGGTGCTTTGACAGATTAAAG GAAAAGACTAATGAGGATATACCAATGCCATCTTATTTTCGCTTCCTTGCATTGCTAGCCTTCAAGATATTTTCAGCAGAGCAG GTAGATGTTGCTATCTTGGAGGTTGGGTTAGGAGGAAAATTTGATGCAACAAATGTG GTTGAGGCACCTGTTGTGTGCGGTATATCTTCCCTTGGGTATGACCACATGGAAATTCTTG GTAATACCCTTGGAGAAATTGCTGGGGAGAAGGCTGGTATCTTCAAG CATGGTGTTCCTGCATTTACTGTGCCTCAACCTGAGGAAGCAATGAATGTACTCAAGGAGAAAGCTTCTCAGCTGGAT GTACCGCTTCAAGTGGTTCCACCATTAGATGCCAATTTGCTCAATGGTTTAAAACTTGGGCTTGAAGGCGAGCACCAATATGTTAATGCAGGTCTTGCCGTAGCACTATGCTCTTCTTGGCTTCAGAGGACAGGTCGTGCTGAAGCTGCACACCTGGAACATACT AGCTCTTTGCCTGAGCAGTTCATAAAAGGATTAACAACAGCCAGTTTGCAAGGGCGGGCTCAGATCGTTCCTGATCCATATTTTGACGTTGACAACTATGGAGAACTAGTTTTCTATTTGGATGGAGCCCATAGCCCAGAAAGCTTAGAAGTATGTGCTAGATGGTTTTCTCAACAAGTCTTAAGTTATCAACCACAAGATAAGTCCTCACACGAGTTGGTAAGCAAGCACCTGAATGAGAGAGTCAGAAAGCAAACCACACAG ATACTGCTGTTTAATTGCATGTCAGTGCGGGATCCTCAAGTTCTTCTTCCTCGCCTGATGGAAACATGTGCCAGTCATG GTGTACACTTCAAGAAGGCGCTCTTTGTACCTAATACATCGGTCTATTTCAAGGTTGGATCTCATTCTTTGCCACCAACTGAAGTTGATTTGTCATGGCAGTTCACTCTTCAAAAGATATGGGAGAACATCATGCACTCAAACAGAG GAGGTGATGACAAGACCACAGATGCTTTTAGCGAAGACTTAAAGGATGACTCGGAAATGCGCGTTCGAAGTGGTGAAACTAGTGCAGTATTTTCTTCGCTCCCGTTAGCTATTAAATGGCTCCGGGACACTGTCCAACAGAATCAATCTGTTCGGTTCCAG
- the LOC133798369 gene encoding folylpolyglutamate synthase isoform X1, whose protein sequence is MAEDPKATAYQEAMDALSSLITKRSRADKSNNGDRFELLVDYIKMLDLEESISKMKVIHVAGTKGKGSTCTFTESILRNCGFHTGLFTSPHLIDVRERFRLNGVDICEEKYMAYFWWCFDRLKEKTNEDIPMPSYFRFLALLAFKIFSAEQVDVAILEVGLGGKFDATNVVEAPVVCGISSLGYDHMEILGNTLGEIAGEKAGIFKHGVPAFTVPQPEEAMNVLKEKASQLDVPLQVVPPLDANLLNGLKLGLEGEHQYVNAGLAVALCSSWLQRTGRAEAAHLEHTSSLPEQFIKGLTTASLQGRAQIVPDPYFDVDNYGELVFYLDGAHSPESLEVCARWFSQQVLSYQPQDKSSHELVSKHLNERVRKQTTQILLFNCMSVRDPQVLLPRLMETCASHGVHFKKALFVPNTSVYFKVGSHSLPPTEVDLSWQFTLQKIWENIMHSNRGGDDKTTDAFSEDLKDDSEMRVRSGETSAVFSSLPLAIKWLRDTVQQNQSVRFQVLVTGSLHLVGDALRLVKK, encoded by the exons ATGGCTGAAG ATCCAAAAGCAACTGCATACCAAGAAGCCATGGACGCCTTGTCTTCTTTGATTACGAAACGCAGTCGCGCCGATAAGAGCAATAACGGCGATCGATTCGAACTGCTCGTTGATTATATAAAG ATGCTGGATTTGGAGGAGTCAATATCCAAAATGAAGGTTATTCATGTGGCTGGTACAAAGGGAAAG GGCTCCACCTGCACCTTCACAGAATCTATATTGCGTAATTGTGGATTTCATACTGGACTTTTTACTTCTCCTCATCTCATTGATGTCAGAGAAAGGTTTCGGTTAAACGG TGTCGATATATGTGAAGAAAAATACATGGCATATTTCTGGTGGTGCTTTGACAGATTAAAG GAAAAGACTAATGAGGATATACCAATGCCATCTTATTTTCGCTTCCTTGCATTGCTAGCCTTCAAGATATTTTCAGCAGAGCAG GTAGATGTTGCTATCTTGGAGGTTGGGTTAGGAGGAAAATTTGATGCAACAAATGTG GTTGAGGCACCTGTTGTGTGCGGTATATCTTCCCTTGGGTATGACCACATGGAAATTCTTG GTAATACCCTTGGAGAAATTGCTGGGGAGAAGGCTGGTATCTTCAAG CATGGTGTTCCTGCATTTACTGTGCCTCAACCTGAGGAAGCAATGAATGTACTCAAGGAGAAAGCTTCTCAGCTGGAT GTACCGCTTCAAGTGGTTCCACCATTAGATGCCAATTTGCTCAATGGTTTAAAACTTGGGCTTGAAGGCGAGCACCAATATGTTAATGCAGGTCTTGCCGTAGCACTATGCTCTTCTTGGCTTCAGAGGACAGGTCGTGCTGAAGCTGCACACCTGGAACATACT AGCTCTTTGCCTGAGCAGTTCATAAAAGGATTAACAACAGCCAGTTTGCAAGGGCGGGCTCAGATCGTTCCTGATCCATATTTTGACGTTGACAACTATGGAGAACTAGTTTTCTATTTGGATGGAGCCCATAGCCCAGAAAGCTTAGAAGTATGTGCTAGATGGTTTTCTCAACAAGTCTTAAGTTATCAACCACAAGATAAGTCCTCACACGAGTTGGTAAGCAAGCACCTGAATGAGAGAGTCAGAAAGCAAACCACACAG ATACTGCTGTTTAATTGCATGTCAGTGCGGGATCCTCAAGTTCTTCTTCCTCGCCTGATGGAAACATGTGCCAGTCATG GTGTACACTTCAAGAAGGCGCTCTTTGTACCTAATACATCGGTCTATTTCAAGGTTGGATCTCATTCTTTGCCACCAACTGAAGTTGATTTGTCATGGCAGTTCACTCTTCAAAAGATATGGGAGAACATCATGCACTCAAACAGAG GAGGTGATGACAAGACCACAGATGCTTTTAGCGAAGACTTAAAGGATGACTCGGAAATGCGCGTTCGAAGTGGTGAAACTAGTGCAGTATTTTCTTCGCTCCCGTTAGCTATTAAATGGCTCCGGGACACTGTCCAACAGAATCAATCTGTTCGGTTCCAG